The Mycoplasmopsis mustelae genome includes a window with the following:
- the rlmD gene encoding 23S rRNA (uracil(1939)-C(5))-methyltransferase RlmD, which translates to MNNKKIRVECSELSYEGFGVSRQHQKPIFVKNFFVGEVADVVIYKETTKYAFANVIRLIKRSPYRNSQQYKCTNSAPLINLEYSQQIKFKQNYLQNLITRNLNVAPELIHNFVAAENPLHYRNKIRVPLKIYAKKLVFGEYDNNSNNIILNTDLQIQNEPILNETLKTILKIINDYSIEKGKQKLLQSFSEITLRCNKSNEVSCLIKLHSGSNSRNFLHHELYNVYLEKIPSLIELYVSKNDIISNVFSKKNFKMQILSKKFSTSITSFFQINIEITTKIFQLIKQKVKKQNNKLFLDLFCGVGVISQLVARRNQSILGIDINRDAINSAKLNAKYNKFTNYKYITGDVFNVLDIYPVDTKDTFVIVDPPRFGLKEDIIKWLDNFSFFIYISCDARTLVRDIRLLAQQGFDVDFIQGFDMFPNTAHFETVAFLSKK; encoded by the coding sequence ATGAATAATAAAAAAATACGGGTTGAATGTAGCGAATTAAGTTATGAAGGTTTTGGGGTTTCGCGTCAACATCAAAAACCTATTTTTGTTAAAAACTTCTTTGTAGGGGAAGTAGCTGATGTTGTAATTTATAAAGAAACTACCAAATATGCTTTCGCTAACGTTATTAGATTGATCAAAAGATCGCCATATCGCAATAGTCAGCAGTATAAATGTACCAATAGTGCTCCACTTATTAATTTAGAATATTCACAACAAATCAAATTTAAACAAAATTATTTGCAAAATTTAATAACTCGTAATTTAAATGTTGCCCCAGAACTTATTCATAATTTTGTTGCAGCAGAAAATCCGTTACATTATCGTAATAAAATACGTGTTCCTTTAAAAATATATGCTAAAAAATTAGTTTTTGGTGAATATGATAACAATAGCAATAATATTATATTGAATACTGATTTACAAATTCAAAATGAACCCATTTTAAATGAAACTTTAAAAACAATATTAAAAATAATTAATGATTATTCTATTGAAAAAGGAAAACAAAAATTATTGCAATCTTTTAGTGAAATTACCTTACGTTGCAACAAATCAAATGAAGTGTCTTGTTTGATAAAATTGCATTCTGGCTCAAATTCTAGAAACTTCTTGCATCATGAGTTATATAATGTGTATTTAGAGAAAATTCCAAGTTTAATTGAGCTTTATGTTTCAAAAAATGACATAATTAGTAATGTTTTTTCTAAAAAGAATTTTAAAATGCAAATACTCAGCAAAAAATTTTCAACCAGTATCACATCGTTTTTTCAAATTAATATCGAAATAACAACTAAAATTTTCCAACTAATAAAACAAAAAGTTAAAAAACAAAATAATAAATTATTTTTAGATTTATTTTGTGGGGTTGGTGTTATTTCACAATTAGTTGCCCGCCGAAATCAATCTATCTTGGGCATTGATATAAATCGTGATGCGATCAATTCCGCTAAATTGAATGCAAAATATAATAAATTTACAAATTACAAATACATCACTGGTGATGTTTTTAATGTTTTAGATATTTATCCGGTTGATACAAAAGATACTTTTGTAATTGTAGACCCACCACGGTTTGGTTTGAAAGAAGATATAATAAAATGACTTGATAATTTTAGTTTCTTTATCTATATTTCTTGTGATGCAAGAACCTTAGTTAGAGATATTAGACTTTTAGCACAACAAGGCTTTGATGTGGATTTTATCCAAGGTTTTGATATGTTTCCTAACACAGCGCATTTTGAAACTGTAGCATTTTTAAGTAAAAAATAA
- the rsmD gene encoding 16S rRNA (guanine(966)-N(2))-methyltransferase RsmD, whose amino-acid sequence MLRIISGSLRNRKILQPDLKITRPTTDKVREAVFSSLQFKIVGKNFLDLFSGSGAIAIEAFSRGAKKVVAVEKNREAFHIVKTNLDTLNISNQIEAIHSDALVFLTKNQSKFDFIYLDTPYLDYQLMNDVLALIMQQKILNDDGEIIVETNKITEVKVPLGFKIYKTKRYGKVDILYLCYE is encoded by the coding sequence ATGTTACGAATTATTAGTGGTTCATTAAGAAATAGAAAAATCTTACAGCCGGATCTTAAAATTACTAGACCAACTACTGATAAAGTTCGTGAAGCGGTTTTTTCATCATTACAATTTAAAATTGTAGGTAAAAACTTCTTAGATTTATTTAGTGGTTCAGGAGCAATAGCAATAGAGGCTTTTAGCCGTGGTGCCAAAAAAGTAGTTGCTGTTGAGAAAAATCGTGAAGCATTTCATATTGTTAAAACTAACCTTGATACATTAAATATATCAAATCAAATAGAAGCAATCCATAGTGATGCATTAGTATTTTTAACTAAAAATCAGAGCAAATTTGATTTTATTTATTTAGATACTCCTTATTTAGACTATCAATTAATGAATGATGTTTTAGCGTTAATTATGCAACAAAAAATACTCAATGATGATGGTGAGATTATTGTAGAAACAAATAAAATAACAGAAGTTAAAGTTCCGTTAGGATTTAAGATTTATAAAACAAAAAGGTATGGAAAGGTAGATATATTATATCTTTGTTATGAATAA